The proteins below are encoded in one region of Xenopus laevis strain J_2021 chromosome 8L, Xenopus_laevis_v10.1, whole genome shotgun sequence:
- the smad6.2.L gene encoding mothers against decapentaplegic homolog 6, giving the protein MFRSRRSVSARQLWRQRCLVPSRGQGEGAPPSPEDLQNALRPAAHQLFKKLKDEQLWQLAEALESRGSWECGCVFLPWDSRSGKQPLPPHVLLCKLYRWPDLRHGAELKRLIQCESFWRKSGEGTSLCCNPYHFSRLAAPDSSSPLSIKARDLPRFFLGDTPIARSVQGGKISSIRGRQDTTLSRSTNRDGYWCKLAYWEHRTRVGRLYNVSEPSVNIFHDLPKGSGFCLGYLHSETRNETVRRTRKKIGQGLTLSREHDGIWVYNRSEHPIFVNSPTLAPVSGRGQSVYKVLPGYSIKVFDSEQGVSMSGYNYLGDGPCDPHSVRISFAKGWGSSYSRQFITSCPCWLEILLSPSRYSRDESISTRNHVM; this is encoded by the exons ATGTTCCGTTCCCGCCGGTCTGTCTCTGCAAGGCAACTTTGGCGGCAGCGGTGCCTAGTGCCCAGCCGGGGTCAGGGGGAGGGGGCGCCCCCCAGCCCCGAGGATCTACAGAATGCCCTGCGGCCTGCAGCCCACCAGCTCTTCAAGAAACTGAAGGATGAGCAGCTGTGGCAGTTGGCGGAGGCGCTGGAGAGCAGGGGATCCTGGGAATGTGGGTGTGTCTTTTTACCATGGGATTCACGGAGCGGGAAGCAGCCATTGCCCCCCCACGTGCTCCTGTGCAAACTCTATCGCTGGCCGGACCTTCGCCATGGGGCCGAGCTCAAGAGATTGATCCAATGTGAGAGTTTCTGGAGGAAGAGCGGAGAGGGGACGTCCCTGTGCTGTAACCCCTACCACTTCAGCCGGCTGGCAGCTCCAG ATTCATCCTCCCCATTATCCATTAAAGCACGGGACCTTCCTCGGTTCTTCCTTGGAGATACCCCCATTGCCCGGTCAGTCCAGGGGGGCAAGATAAGCAGCATTCGAGGTCGTCAGG ACACTACTCTGTCCCGAAGTACCAACAGGGATGGCTACTGGTGCAAACTGGCATACTGGGAACACAGGACCCGAGTGGGACGACTCTACAACGTGAGCGAGCCTTCTGTCAACATTTTCCATGACCTTCCAAAGGGGAGCGGGTTCTGCCTGGGTTACCTACACTCTGAAACCCGTAACGAGACGGTGAGGCGCACTCGGAAGAAGATTGGTCAGGGCCTGACCCTTAGTCGTGAGCACGATGGCATCTGGGTCTATAATCGCAGTGAGCACCCCATCTTTGTCAACTCCCCCACTCTGGCTCCGGTGAGTGGCCGTGGGCAGTCGGTCTACAAAGTGCTGCCAGGATACTCCATCAAAGTGTTTGACTCTGAGCAAGGGGTCAGCATGTCCGGTTACAATTACCTGGGGGATGGGCCCTGTGACCCCCACAGTGTGCGCATCAGCTTTGCTAAGGGCTGGGGGTCTTCATACTCCCGGCAGTTCATAACCTCCTGCCCATGCTGGCTGGAAATTCTCCTTAGCCCCTCAAGGTATTCAAGAGATGAGAGTATCTCCACAAGGAACCATGTCATGTAG